A DNA window from Planctomycetota bacterium contains the following coding sequences:
- the truA gene encoding tRNA pseudouridine(38-40) synthase TruA, which yields MPKVAIRIAYEGTNFHGWQRQEPPDKLPYRTVQGELDKALADLFQQRVLTSGASRTDAGVHADAQVVAFTVETRIPIPRLPAALNTRLPGDMRVLKAWPPAEDFDPVRDAVGKGYRYEVSHGDHLRPRPIFDRRTVYFSPHHMEVGPMKLAAAMFPGEHDFAAFAHSSHGRESTIRTIFSCEVQALNEDRIVIDISGSGFLYNMVRIIAGTITEIGRGRMTLDSIRAALESGDRQLAGPTLPPEGLRLQWIRYPEEKSREPMG from the coding sequence ATGCCCAAGGTGGCGATTCGAATTGCCTACGAAGGCACCAATTTCCACGGCTGGCAGCGTCAGGAACCCCCGGACAAGCTCCCCTATCGAACCGTCCAGGGGGAGCTGGACAAGGCCCTGGCCGACCTCTTTCAGCAGCGGGTGCTGACCTCGGGGGCGAGCCGGACCGACGCCGGGGTCCATGCAGACGCCCAAGTGGTGGCCTTCACCGTCGAGACCCGAATCCCCATTCCAAGATTGCCCGCTGCCCTGAACACCCGGCTGCCCGGTGACATGCGCGTGCTCAAGGCCTGGCCTCCGGCGGAGGATTTCGACCCGGTTCGGGACGCGGTCGGCAAGGGCTATCGCTACGAGGTTTCGCACGGCGACCACCTGCGGCCACGCCCCATCTTCGACCGGCGCACGGTCTACTTCTCGCCGCATCACATGGAGGTCGGGCCGATGAAGCTCGCCGCGGCGATGTTCCCGGGCGAGCACGACTTCGCCGCCTTCGCCCATTCATCGCACGGGCGCGAAAGTACCATTCGCACTATCTTCTCCTGCGAGGTGCAGGCATTGAACGAGGATCGAATCGTGATCGACATCTCCGGCAGCGGATTCCTCTACAACATGGTGCGGATCATCGCGGGCACGATCACCGAGATCGGCCGCGGGCGCATGACGCTGGACTCGATCCGCGCGGCGCTGGAGAGCGGCGACCGGCAGCTGGCCGGGCCGACCCTGCCGCCCGAGGGATTGCGCCTGCAGTGGATCCGTTACCCCGAAGAGAAATCCAGGGAGCCCATGGGATGA